A single window of Salvia splendens isolate huo1 chromosome 8, SspV2, whole genome shotgun sequence DNA harbors:
- the LOC121743072 gene encoding transcription factor MYB8-like isoform X2, producing the protein MHVEMRLDQHCLDLTTSTRQGLKRCGKSCRLRWVNYLKPGVKRGNFSKEERQIVIKLHAELGNKWSAIAEKLPGRTDNEIKNFWHTRVERRRKPNHSAKPINTLSFTEKTDSSEATSFSTSQDLSLPFDDASLSTNSSKEELELMLSEMLREDVAQNEGLAAHVFNEEALEFDYPELRYSELSCSGSSYGSGLNSWTVEDEACGSFWNESSNASNSESETSSYSYANPPVEEDGLLLTYDPLLQYFDYETSLFW; encoded by the exons ATGCACGTAGAGATGCGGCTAGATCAGCATTGCCTCGATCTGACAACATCTACTAGACAAG gACTAAAGAGATGTGGGAAGAGTTGCAGACTGAGATGGGTAAATTACTTGAAACCGGGGGTCAAAAGAGGAAATTTCAGCAAAGAAGAACGACAAATTGTTATCAAATTACACGCCGAGCTCGGAAACAA GTGGTCAGCTATTGCTGAAAAGCTGCCGGGAAGAACAGACAACGAGATCAAGAACTTCTGGCACACACGTGTCGAAAGACGGCGCAAGCCAAATCACTCAGCAAAGCCTATAAATACACTTTCCTTCACAGAAAAAACAGATTCCTCAGAAGCGACTTCTTTCTCTACATCTCAAGATCTCTCACTACCATTCGATGATGCTTCTCTCTCTACAAACTCATCAAAAGAAGAGCTTGAACTGATGCTGTCGGAAATGCTCAGGGAGGATGTTGCTCAAAACGAGGGTTTGGCGGCGCACGTGTTTAATGAGGAGGCGTTGGAGTTCGACTATCCTGAGCTGCGGTACAGCGAGCTATCGTGCTCCGGGTCATCCTACGGAAGCGGGTTGAACAGCTGGACGGTGGAGGATGAGGCTTGTGGAAGCTTCTGGAATGAGTCTTCGAATGCTTCGAATTCGGAGAGTGAGACGAGTAGTTATAGTTATGCTAATCCTCCTGTGGAGGAAGATGGATTGTTGCTTACTTATGATCCTCTCCTTCAGTATTTTGACTACGAGACGAGTCTCTTTTGGTAG
- the LOC121743072 gene encoding transcription factor MYB10-like isoform X1 encodes MVRPPSIDSNGMKKGAWSEDEDEKLRSYIQRYGHWNWRLLPKYAGLKRCGKSCRLRWVNYLKPGVKRGNFSKEERQIVIKLHAELGNKWSAIAEKLPGRTDNEIKNFWHTRVERRRKPNHSAKPINTLSFTEKTDSSEATSFSTSQDLSLPFDDASLSTNSSKEELELMLSEMLREDVAQNEGLAAHVFNEEALEFDYPELRYSELSCSGSSYGSGLNSWTVEDEACGSFWNESSNASNSESETSSYSYANPPVEEDGLLLTYDPLLQYFDYETSLFW; translated from the exons aTGGTGAGGCCACCTTCAATCGATAGCAATGGAATGAAGAAGGGTGCTTGGagtgaagacgaagacgaaaaATTGAGATCTTACATACAAAGATATGGCCATTGGAATTGGAGATTGCTCCCCAAATATGCCG gACTAAAGAGATGTGGGAAGAGTTGCAGACTGAGATGGGTAAATTACTTGAAACCGGGGGTCAAAAGAGGAAATTTCAGCAAAGAAGAACGACAAATTGTTATCAAATTACACGCCGAGCTCGGAAACAA GTGGTCAGCTATTGCTGAAAAGCTGCCGGGAAGAACAGACAACGAGATCAAGAACTTCTGGCACACACGTGTCGAAAGACGGCGCAAGCCAAATCACTCAGCAAAGCCTATAAATACACTTTCCTTCACAGAAAAAACAGATTCCTCAGAAGCGACTTCTTTCTCTACATCTCAAGATCTCTCACTACCATTCGATGATGCTTCTCTCTCTACAAACTCATCAAAAGAAGAGCTTGAACTGATGCTGTCGGAAATGCTCAGGGAGGATGTTGCTCAAAACGAGGGTTTGGCGGCGCACGTGTTTAATGAGGAGGCGTTGGAGTTCGACTATCCTGAGCTGCGGTACAGCGAGCTATCGTGCTCCGGGTCATCCTACGGAAGCGGGTTGAACAGCTGGACGGTGGAGGATGAGGCTTGTGGAAGCTTCTGGAATGAGTCTTCGAATGCTTCGAATTCGGAGAGTGAGACGAGTAGTTATAGTTATGCTAATCCTCCTGTGGAGGAAGATGGATTGTTGCTTACTTATGATCCTCTCCTTCAGTATTTTGACTACGAGACGAGTCTCTTTTGGTAG